In Epinephelus moara isolate mb chromosome 20, YSFRI_EMoa_1.0, whole genome shotgun sequence, the genomic stretch AAGTGAAGGAAAGCACACAGATAGAGCACCTTGGTCCTTCCCAAGCAGGTCTCTGCAAACCACCCAACCAGAACAGGGGTCAGGGTGCTGGCTCCTATAAAGCACAGGTTGACTGTCGCAGCCAGGTAGTTATCATAGCCCAGCTTCACGGTGCAGAACAGAATCATGTTGCAAACAATCCCAAAGAAAGTGAATCTTTCACACAGCTCCACCAGCAGCACACAGATGATAACTTGGAGCTTCTTGCGGGACTTCCTTGGGGTTCCAGTGTCTGGACGAGGGGTATGTGACAGTCGACGCAGTCGGCCTCTGCCCTCTGGCAGTCTCTGCAGGTCTCCTTCCACCATGCCACCTGGCCAGCTAGCTGGCTGCTGGTCTGCTAGGCTGGCAGGATACAGTCAGTACTGAACCACACAGAGCTCTGAATGAGATCTCCTTCCCTTCAAGGACAGGACCAGCAGAGGCCAAAGCTGGAATCCCTCACCCTGCTGTGACTCTGGAGACACGTAGGACTAGACACACCTACCTGCATCAGCCTGTGTCATGATCTTACTCAGAACTGTGGACACCTCACAGGGATCTGACACAGTATGTAAAATAACATCCAGGATTGACAGATGGGAGCGACGTGGAGAGCATCccagaaatatatatataattaccAACAAGACATGTGGCTGTTGTGTTTCTCATCAATGACTAAGAGCAATGGTGGAAAGTCACAAAGTACAATTATTCAAATACTACTTAattacagttttgaggtacttttcagcttttactttcatttgtAACTAAGTATTTTCACGCTGTTgtgttgctacttttacttttatgtaaaagatctgagtacttcttctaTTGTAAACTAATTGTAGGCCGTTGGCACTTAATTAACAAAATCATGTTTATCTGAAATTTAATTGTTTGCAATGAATAGAATAATCAATTAAATGATCATCTTCGACTCAAGGATCACATAACATTGCCTGAGCAGGGGGCTTTAGCTTTAAGAGACGTAAAACAAGTCAACAAATTAATTtagtgctgcagctgcagtgtttgtaATTACAAACACTCACAAAATGCCTCATCTCTCTGTGAAAGCAGCCCCTCAGTGTACGAGCTCATTTTGGAGCGCCTGCTGGTAATTAGACTCCCAATGTTAAGTGGGAGTGAGACAGCGTGCATGGGCAGGTTAACTGCCACTGCTGAACAGTAACTGCCTGTTATCACAGTGGGGAATAAACTCATTGTCTGGAGTGCAATCAAAAAGGACAgcaaacagatttatttttggtGTGACCAAAATATGTATCACCACAATAACACCAAACAAATACCTTTAAAGAATCTGCAAATTTAGGCCTATTGTAACACCCACATCTCCTAAATAAGTAATGCTCAACTTCTACATtttctccttcctttctttcatGAGGAGACAGGAACTACAGCTTATAAAACATCTTATAAGGTCAGATGAAAGGAACAGCTGTGGCCTTGCCAATGATTTTATCAAGATTGTTTTCTGTAGGCCTAAATATTGTTTTCAGATattcaaaaaatgtatatttgagTAGAAATCTAATAGAGCCATTCTTATTTAAAAGTGAAGTTGTGATCAGGCTGACAATTAAGAGATTCAATATTCAACAGAGCTTTATTGTAAGTCACCTATAACAaaaatgtggctgcattatcaTTCAGGTGCCAAGTCTTTCAGAGATATTAAAATACAGCATGAAAATATGAAAGTACCAAATATACCACCACAACTattactacaactactactagTGCTACtactatatatttatatagcaatgttcatacaagaaatgcagcaccaAGTGCTTTACATGCACTGGGTACTTTGCATGAAAATAGACagaatgaacataaaacagGCCAACAAGCTGattcaatataaaaggacattttaaaacagtttaaaacaaaaaaataagatgaaaatagaaGACACGAGGCATCATAGTTCAATATTAGCAAATATAATTAGCAAAACCATAAATCTTAATTTATAAAAGAATTAAATCATAAAATCGGAAAACCataatcataaaatcaagtaagatacAATGCTTTAAAAAACTGCTGAAGTGTGAaatgaagaaagaagaaagagtttcagacctgtatcaatAAAGTCATGGCTAAAGGCtaaatggttttagggtttagttactctgcTTTCTTTTGGAAAATGCAATTTGCAAGATATTGCAGGACTATGGTCATTATAGTATAATAGATGTGAAAGTGTGggataatataatataaaattgCATATGCCAACTTGGTTTGTTTTACATAACTAAtctcatttacaaaaaaatgttattttctgaCAACCCAGACTGCCttgaaaaaaagaattaaaaactAGTCGATAAAACAGACACTAAAACTCTTGTAATGTATTAAAGCTTTCACTttataacagaaaaaaagaaaaactgactgTTGAAGAGACAAACGTGTGGCGTCAAGCTTCACCATGGTTACGGAAACAGCCTCAAGTTGCGCGTGGGGGGCGTGGTGTATCATGGGAAAAAAGTTGGTTGTAAATCAGTTCCAGCGTCGGTGAAAAAGACAACAGACTTTCCTTCAAATAAACGCATAAAGGTGGGTAACGAAACGTTTGCAGTTCTTTCAGAATTAGCAAGAGACACTTAATATAAGTTATACACTGTGGAGTTAGCTGGGGTACTTGGCGTTAAACGTTCGTAGCACGATAagctaagttagctagctaactaacgcTAGCTGTTAGTTTtgagtgctaacgttagcctcacTTTACCAGCAGTTTTAACGAGCTGTTGACACCAGCACCGGCTAGTTAGATATGTCTGTGTATTATACATCAAAGGTCTGTAGATTAGttaagcagatttcaaaccaaaCTTAAGGAAAACATACTCATGTGTCGACCTTTTGTTTTCGAAGCAGATATCGGCTAGCTATGTCTGCAGGGAGGATGCCCAACTGTCCTGCCTCTGCGACCAAGGGCTTTAGCTCGACCCCTGTCAAAAGTACTCAGGGGAAAGACACCCACACATCAAAGGGGTTGGACGACGACGTCCTATCCGACGACGAAGACACATTCTCTCTGCTGTCTCCCATCTATCATGACAGTTATGATagtgaggaggagctggagcacAGCCCAGCTCAGCAGACTTCACCCAGGCACAGCGACAGCTCCAGACTCAGCGTTTCACCAGTCAGGTACTGCTGCATTTCTCAATCTTTGAGATACATTATGAACTGAGTCATAGACTGCATAATTCAGACGGACAAGATGTTAGTATGTAGTAGAGTATTTATGATGtacatctgtttttgtttcagatgTGAGCTACCAAGAACACCTTCAATGCAGATGATGAATGCAGCTGTGGAGCCTGCAGGCTCACCGACTCTCAGTGCATGGGAAATGTGGCTGGTGAACAAAGCTAAAGAAGACCGTTTCAAATTGGAAAAACAAGCAGAGGAGGCAAGTCACAGTTAATTATAATGTATATCAATGTATAACTACGGCACTGGTCACTTTCCTTATAttcctttgctttttgtgtTAACTATAAGGCTAGTCATAGTTTTCACCCTTACTTTAAAAATGTCCTTACCCCCAAACACACTTTATTATTGCATCACGTCTGAATCTTATAGTAGAACATTTTATATCCCTTGTATTAGGAGCGGTTACGGAaggaaaaacaagaacaagaagaaaaGGAGCAGGAACAGAAAAAGATTGTCATGGAAGAGAAAATCCAAGAATGGCTAAAGATGAAAAGACAACAGGTACAACTGTTACTTTAAATTCAGTAAAACCACACACAGCAGATTGACTGTCATTTGTCAGAATTTTAATCATGCAATAATGCTACACTACCCAGTGCTCACATGTGAGGTATTTGTTCTTGCAATCTCAGGAGAAGCATGAGCAACTACTAAAACTGAGCAAAAAGGAAGAGGAGACACAGAGGCAGCGggagaaacaaagagagatTGAACAGAAAGCTCAACAGAAGTACAAAGACTGGCTGCAGAAGAAGAACCAGGAAAAAATAGAAATGGAAAAGAAGGCAAAAGTAATGTGGATTGTTCTATTAGTTGTCCTGCTTTTagtgaaaatatttcaaagCTCAATGTTTTGTGATTATTGATGAGCAGAAATTACAAGATTGTTATACTTTTGTCTTGACAGGAGGAAGCTACTCTgaaagaggagcaggagaaaGAGCGCCGCAGGAGGGCGGAGGAGAAGTTTAAGGAGTGGGTGGcaaaagcaaatgaaaaaagCAAAGCAAGTCCAAAATCACCCTCCTACCCCAAAAGTAAGGTCATTTCAGACATCTGGGAATAATGACTAGGCTTTATCAATTTTGGACTAACTGTATCTGAATAAGTGGAAAAATCTTAAACAATAGTAATACTAAGAAGGGCCCCTAAAAGGGTACAAATCTCCGCGTGTCTGGGTGCATGTGGGTGGGGATCGGGGAGTGCCGTGCAGGGCAGACTGTCTGTCCAGCTTGTCATGTGTTACAGTAGTAGAACAAAGAAGAGATGTGTCCCTCctggctcccttacagtcaagttGGGAGGGATTTATGAATCTCGTACCCTGCCTATCTTtggtggatcataacatattggGTATGTAATAAATGTGCAGATTCCCCCGTtccaaaatgagaccaaactttgcttttgatgtcagttttgagccatgacaaaGGCCAAAGGGTGGTAGACATTAATACAGATACAGGTGCTGTGTGGGGTGACCCACAAACCGCGGGTGTTCAGGTTGACCTATGGGTCACCTGTTTCAGGTGGGCGTATCattaagtgacaaagcagcattctGAATAGGTTATTAATAACCTAAAGAAACATTGTGCAGTAGTTTTTGATCAGGAATATCTGTTCAAGTCTGACATATTTAGATCTCTCTGTTAATAATTCCTGCTAAAAATATTTCCCTTTGAGAATGTGTAGGCCAAATACTGTGTTCCACCAGCAAGCAAGAGTGTCTCTTTCCACActgaatctgttaaatatgcaATCCTGTAACATCATATAAACAAACCTCATAGGATATCAGCTGTGTGCGCATGATCATACCCTAAGACATAAGCACTTGAAAGATGGGTGTGTACTTGCTGTCTtcttatgtttgtatttttttttgtaagattattttggtgggcttttttgccttttaatgacaggacagagagtgaaatggggagacagagagagagtgggtaCTGACATGCagcgcctctgtacatggggcgccggcactatccactacgctaccgatgccccatgtttgttctttttgaacagaaaacatgtttgatattgtgatatttactgaaaatgacatacaatatagtCAACAGCAGGTTGGTTGTTATAAGCAATGCTAATTAGCTTTCAGCTCTGGTTTGCAGGTTGGGTTTGGGTAATTTTTTAATGCATATGTTTGCTGGTTGGGCGCAGCGGATTGGCTCTCAGAATGGGCTGGGTTGGTGCAGGTTTTAAAATACCTTGCACTGCTCATCACTTCTTGGTAATGTTTGTTAGCTTCACCAATTCACGGAAATGGCTttaggatttttattttgttgatcaCCTGCGGCCCATATCAGCTGggtaagaggagtgaggagtcagtcaataaaacagacTTTTCATCACCACAACCATGAGAGATCCATGaacatacagtcataaatgtacACAAAAACGTTAGGCTGATGGGTTCTATAGTATGTGAGATTAGCTGCCGATAGAcggacagatacacacacacaagctctaACGCATCCCCCCTGGATTACACCTGGTggagataattgttttatgttgttttttagaCTGCATCAAATGTGTTTGAATCTTTTTGCTTCATTCTCCTAGCTGATATTTGTTATGTATCAGTTTTGTATTGCTTTAATTTCTTCCAGGTCCCTACGACAAATCCTACCCATCACCCAGCTTCTACAATCCAGTCCCCTGGAAACCGATTCACGTCCCTCCTCCAGAAACATCACAGAACAAGGCATCTGTCAAGAAacatcaaaaacaaagaaaaagccaaCAAAGCCCCGGCACCATTTTTAGACTGAGAAACTCTGCCAGTGCAGCACAGTTCCTGCAGAGGAGATGACACAGCAGACCAACGTCTTTTACTGATACGGTAGCTTAGCTACGGCTCAGATATGATTTCATCACCGCTCATCCACTCCACCACAGCTTGTGAGCCAAGGCTTGGCTGAATCACAGAAGTATTTCTGTTCTCCAATGTGGATGTGGTAATTAAGCTACCATGTCAAGATTTTGGTTTGTCATATTGTACACTGTGATTTTGCACTAGCTCAAATTAGTTTGTACATAAGGATGTCTGATTTTTTGGGAATGATCAAgatttttatatgattttataAAGATGTTTATGATTTGTTCTGATACTTAAATCAGCTTTCACACCATAATAATGTCATTGCTAGACATTTAAATcctgtagtttattttgttttaatacagGCATTATCTAAGTTCTTTTtccctgttgtttttgtcttatttgtgccATCACAACACGTCATACCACACTGCATTTCATTGCATTTAATAAGGCATCAaccacacacaaccacacaacaGAAAGAAGGCGGCTTGTGGTCACAGCCAAAGATAGACCCGGCCTGGTCAAGTGcccctcacactcacacattgtTCTGTGTCCAGCTGTGCCTTGTTCTTCTGTGGGCTGAGATGACGACAGAACAAGTGAGGGGGTGGacggagagaggcagagagagagactgattCAGATTGAGAGCCGTATGCTCATTCTGTGTGAACATCTCACTGTGATCTCAATGTGTGCAGCCTGAGGTAAAATGATTTCAATTACACGTTTTGTTAAGAGCATCCTGTCTTAAACCACATCTTTTCaatgtgtgttggtgttttgttCATGCTTACTCTGTGCTTAACACCCCCTTTCTGTTGTTGAGTGCTGTGGAATGTGTTAGTTGACAGTAGTCAGCGAGGGGGCTAATGGTGTGAGGCGTTTTTTACGTGTACAGAAAACACTGGGGTCCAAAGGACAGCTGTTAAGACAAATGTCAAGTGTTTACATTCTGTCAATTGGAGGTTTAAGCTGTTTGCTCAGGGATATTTGCTCACTGAGTCTTGTAAGCAAAACCTGTATTCATAAAGATAAACAGCTCTGTTCAAAGTCAGCCTCCGGCACGTTGGCTCTCTGTGTACCTCTCGCTTGGTAAAAGGGTAAGTCTTACCAGTTAGTTATAAAACCAACTAGAGCTCAAAATGTCTAAATCTATTTATGCATAAGTCAGTACTTTTTGCAATGAATGTCTCAGGTCATCAagttttatttctgcttttccCAGGTATTGTAATCTGTTACAGAGCCGGAGTAGAAAACTATCCCAAGATGCAGTGGTGCAGGTGGGCTGGCAGTTGGAGATCACACCTACCAGGACAGGTAGGAGGTGTGTCTGTAATTGTATGAGAATGAAAGTGTGGAGGGCACAAGGAGTGACAGTCTAAAGGGCAGCGGTGTGGACTACACTTGTTTAAGACTTAAACAATGCGTGCGACAGTGTAGCGTAGACATGGAAACAAGCACAGGATGAAGAAACACAactttctgattctgatttttaCTTCCAGGATAGAAAGATGGATTTGAATCCTCTGCTATGGGATCATGTAGTTGATTTTTGAGTTGTTTTCTGAgtatttgaatgacagaagaAGCAAGCTGTTGGAATATAACCTGGATATATCAGTTAGAGTATTTCATAatttgtagtgttttttttaatcttactgTGCCAGCTTTACCTGTGGATCACATATATTCAGCTTGAGCCACATGAACTGTCACACTACAGCTGGTATAAACCTGCTTTACCCTTTTTTTTACTGACAAGGATGTGACTGCTGTTTCTGTAAATAGTCTCAGTTTTTATTGACACAACTTGGAAAGAACCAGTTCTGTTGCATAGAGGCACAGAGGTCTCGGATCAAGTGTTTcagcctcagtgtgtgttttctgtgtatatattcCTCCCTTCACCATGCAGTCTGCAGGGCCGGAGATTGAGGACTCTTTCgactttctttttaaaatcatCCTGGTTGGGGACTCAGATGTGGGGAAGACGTGCGTGGTGCAGAGCTTCAAGTCTGGGATATTCATCGAGAAGCAGCAAAACACCATCGGGGTGGACTTTACTGTTCGCACCCTGGACATCGACGGGAAGAGGGTGAAGGTAGGTGACATGCACCTGCTTTTTTttactctcttctctctcattTCAAAGTTCAGTTTTTATCAGACATACACATAAATCACACCTGTTAATGCATAATCATTTCCACATACATTAGGAAtcatttaatttgattattggtatattttatatatcaacaaaaacattaatgcGTGATCTGTGTTCTTAAAGTTGATCAGTATTTTTTTCCTGATGAGAAAGAGGAGTGGCTAACTGCTTCCTTCAGATGTCATCATCCGTGTGTTAGCTTTCTGGGTGTGTTAATTTGTTAACTGCATGCATGTCTTGTTATGCTAATTAGTTTGAGATTCTGTACACACAAGCGTTGCTCAAAGGGACTGAAAACGCTCAGTCACAGCATGACTGAATGACTTATGAAGTATGTTATGGAGATATTTAACACacattttgtaacattttgCAACCGTGTAAGTCAGGGATGTCAAACACACCTTAACACACCTGATATTAATGTACTTTCAAAGGCTAAGGgctgccaggtttcaggagtaAGTCAAACAGTGAGCAGCCTACTTCACTGCCTCCGAGGCTTTTCcacactgaaaaaacaatgaatacttactgtggtcatatttaaagatactgaacattgtgcaaaaatattgtcagtcagcagcttcagtacaaaagaatctgtatcagacttctgtcttaaaacaaaATTGCCTTCTGCTAAGGCCCTGCCAAAACTCTTGAtctgtaaatggtttgtaaggcaggggataACTATACCTGCTTCCTCAGTATTTTCCACTTAGTTTGTtgtggtgatgccagcattattaagcaggagtggaaatgtatggCAAAACATGTAATGACAGGGAGTAgtagacatctcaggctgttcataatctgttttgtaaatggatgaacgtTTTCAGAATGTACCTCTCAACACTAAAAGAAAGTGGAAAATTTGGAGGTGTCGTTATAGTCAAGGTTTTACTGGTCTGGCTCTCTTGAAATCAAGTTCACACTCCTGATTTGAGTCACATTGGAttgctctgtgttttgtgtttatgcAGATGCAGGTGTGGGACACGGCAGGACAGGAGCGTTTCCGCACCATTACTCAGAGCTACTACCGCAGTGCCCACGGGGCCATGGTGGCCTACGACATCACACGCCGCGCCACGTTTGAATCTGTTCCCCACTGGATCAGGGAGGTGGAGCAGTTTGGAGCTGCCAGCGTGGTGCTGATCCTCATTGGTAAGAGGAGTGAAAATAAGTTGGTTTTTATTAGTGTCAGTAAACCCTAAAATATATTCCTGGACTCATGGacacaatacatctgtgattCTTAACCTTTTTTGTCTGACAGACAATCAGTCTCTCAACCAGTAACTCCAATCATACTCTGGTTTCAGCTTTTATTATCAGGATCATTCGTCAGCTATGGTCCATTTTTGGTGCAAACTTTTAGAAAATCTAACACAAATTTAGAGAAATGTATTGCTGCAGCGTTTTCAGTAAATAACACTGGCATTGTCTTTTCAATTGCCATATGTTTTTTTatcaaagtaaaataaacaaagtgatGGAAATGACTGTTTTGGAAATaatattttgtcacatttttttaaaaaatcccaagttagcttgctaatgttTTAGCCTTAGCACTAAATATACACAAAATGCACAACAtaaagtgttgtttttcttattatttgcACATTCAAAGGAAATATGAGCTGTTTGGAAATGGCAGTTAATATACATATTATTGATGTAACAGAAATATTACCTTGATTTCCTCTTATTTCAGTTCCCATTGTGGAGCTAACTGTCCTTCTgccatatgtatgtatgtgacatAGCTATTGCTGTGGTTACCAATTATACACActctaaaaaaaactaaataaatttaCGTCTCATACAGTGTTGTGGAAATGACCCAGAGGAacaggtgttcttttttttttttttttttttaataaaataaaataatataaaataaaataaaatactaataTATGTTGGttggtatttgtttttttgaacaaaaaaataaaataaaataaacctaaTATATGAACATGATTTTCATATAAGTGAGTATATTTATGTGTCATTTGTATTTGAAGTTAATATGAGAtcaatattaaattcaaaattaaGCAGGGTTGAATGTTCAAAATCTGACTCAGGGACAAAGGAAATGTTGCAAAAACCACACATAGAAAGACActttttataaaacaaaaacaatgacagctctataatttaatttttatattttctgacaGGGACTCAATTGTTCAGATAGTTGAAGAGTCAATGTAAACTGAAAATCtttatctttgggttttggactgtcgGTCTGTTCAGATGAAACAATCAGTCAATTAAACAATACATCAACTAACAGGAAATTACAcgactattttgataatcaatttaATGTTTAGGATATTTTTTAAGCANgggatcgaaccggcaaccctcttgctgtgaggcgacagtgctaaccaccacaacACCGTGCCGCCCCTGTTTAGgatattttttaagcaaatcTGCTGAACATTATCTGGTTCCAGCTTCCTAAGTGTAAGGATTTGATGCTTTTGCTTGTCACATCTATCTGAATGTGAACTAA encodes the following:
- the ccdc34 gene encoding coiled-coil domain-containing protein 34 translates to MSAGRMPNCPASATKGFSSTPVKSTQGKDTHTSKGLDDDVLSDDEDTFSLLSPIYHDSYDSEEELEHSPAQQTSPRHSDSSRLSVSPVRCELPRTPSMQMMNAAVEPAGSPTLSAWEMWLVNKAKEDRFKLEKQAEEERLRKEKQEQEEKEQEQKKIVMEEKIQEWLKMKRQQEKHEQLLKLSKKEEETQRQREKQREIEQKAQQKYKDWLQKKNQEKIEMEKKAKEEATLKEEQEKERRRRAEEKFKEWVAKANEKSKASPKSPSYPKSPYDKSYPSPSFYNPVPWKPIHVPPPETSQNKASVKKHQKQRKSQQSPGTIFRLRNSASAAQFLQRR
- the LOC126407541 gene encoding ras-related protein Rab-19 codes for the protein MQWCRWAGSWRSHLPGQSAGPEIEDSFDFLFKIILVGDSDVGKTCVVQSFKSGIFIEKQQNTIGVDFTVRTLDIDGKRVKMQVWDTAGQERFRTITQSYYRSAHGAMVAYDITRRATFESVPHWIREVEQFGAASVVLILIGNKSDLQAQRQVLFEDACTLAENNSVLAALETSAKEAQNVEAAFILMARELLARNGMTMIDEISQDSSQFMLSNSSHPVHGAASSDKKCGC